In Alkalibacter saccharofermentans DSM 14828, the DNA window CAACGAACTATTGTGAATCAATTCTTCCTGCATTCCAGTGTTTCCCCTAGATGCCACGCCCACGGTACCAGAGTATAAAAACACATGGTATCCCATGACCTTTGTCAGCTGTTCATTTAAAACCGGCAACAGCATCAATACTACGAACACGACTATAAACGCCACCATGGTCACAGCTGCCACATCGTATATTCCACTTAAAAATCCCGTAAACATGGAGCCTGCAGAGATTCCTATGACATTGATTCCCAGTCCAAGGCCAAAGACCTTCGCAGGATTTTTATAATATTTGAAGAGACCCGCTAAAACGCTCCACCAAAAGATATCAAAAATGCCTAAAGCTCCTATCATCAGGCCATTTATTCCAAGATAACTCATTATTGATCGGTCCAATATCAAAAACAATACATAGGATATCCCAAGCAGGCTTAAACCAATATATAAGGCATAACTCCTCAACCGGCCCTTGGGAAACTTAAATATAAAGAAAACAGCAAGCATATATGGCAATACAAAATAATAGCTAGCAATTTTTGTTAAATGCCCAAACTCAGGGGCGACCACTTCGTACATGAACCCGGAGTTCAAAGTGATCATAAATATGAACAAAGCCAGACAATATGCAGGCTTCATATTTTTATCAGAATCGCTGCCTTCATCAGCATTAGATAAATCAGGCTCTATTTTTTTCGCTTTTGATCCTAAAATAAATGAGGCTGCCAAAAACAAAAGAGATCCCAACAAGCCTGCCCTTCCATTTGTATGGACCGTTAAAATGCTCAATATCATAAAACCTGCGTTAGAGCATATCAAAACCATTGCGATCGCTTCAAAAGCATTTTCTTTTTTTATATAGTGCTTTAGGAAAAAAGCCCAGCCTCCAATAAAAATTCCGGATGCAAATGACATCGCTATTATAGAAATCTCCCATAGAATCGTATAAGGTAACAAAAATACGAGGCTTCCGACAAAACATAGCGCGACTACCGAACTTAAAATTTTCTTTGCTTCTGCAACAGAAGATATAACAAATCCTGAGCTTATCAATCCTGCTGCATGCAATGCCACTGCATAGTAAGGATAACTCAAAATATCCACACCAGCACCCTCAATCAGCCCGTACATTATCGGTCCCTTAAAAACAACTGCCAAAAGCCAACTAGAAAACAATGAAAAACACCCTACAGTCAAGCTTTTTGCTGAGAAATTACCCATAAAAAATTACTCCTTTATAAAACATATAATCGTTCTGCATAAATATTCAGAAAATTTATTCATTAGTATATCATAGTTTTTGAGATAATCACATAATAATCCTGTATTTATGAATATCTAACCTGTACAAAAATAAAAGGCATCTCTTTTTTGTTTAAAGAGATGCCTTTCGTCCTTCATATCATTTTTTCTTTTTGACTGCCATGCCTGCAATAACAGCTAAAGCTAAGGCGATTATCGCGTACTTCCATATCCCTCTTTCTTCTTTTCTTTCTTTCGCTTCTTCTATATCTTCAGATATGGTACCATCAGCCTCAATTGTCTCTTCCAGGGTTTCATCTTCGGTCTCTTTTGAGATGTCTTCTTCTCTTTCTACAAAGATTGCTTCCTCTGTGTTGGTTCCTTCGCCCATCGACTGTTGGTTGTCAGCTTCTTCATTATTGGCCTTTCTGACTTCTTCCCTTTGCTCCTCTGGCTCTTGTTCAAAGTCTTGTTCATCTTCAACTGGTTCTATAGGCTTAGCAATATCTACTTGGTTTATTCGCAGAAGCGTAAACCTGCTGAACTTCTCCACTTCAAAAGTCATCCCTACAAACCCTTCTCTAAAACCAGTATTAACCGAGGGTTTTATTAATTCCCTGTCTCCATCGCTATGCTCCACATATACCCAAAGGTCATCTAATAAGTTTGCCCTTTGTTCATTGTCATTAGGTAGCAATCTTAAATCCAGGGGCAAGGTTATCTTGACTTTGTGCCCAGCCATGTTGGACTCTATTCTCATCGAAAGAGCAAATCTTTGGATTTTCCCATCTCCTGCAACTTCTTTTATTATGTCCTGATTTTGAGTCGTTTCATCTATTTCTTTCAATTCATCGACTGATTTTATGGGAACCAGTCTGAAGTAAAGAACCTCACTGCCGTCAACTTCATCCAGGCTTTCCTTCGGGATAATTATATTGCCCCAGTCGGAATCAATTTCAAGGTTTATTCCTTTTCCTTTAAGCTCTGCCAAGGTTTCTGATGGGATTTCTATAGTCTGCATGGTCACCTTTTCGTCTCCTACAGGGAATCTTACTCTTGCAGTGTCCCCGCTGCTGGCCTTTAGGTGCTCGATGATTTCTTTAGCGGCTTCCTCGCCGATAATTATCTTATCCTGCAGCTCTCCATTTAGAGTTTCTTGTCTGTCTATAATTACTTGTGTTATTAATTCCTGGCTTTCTCCATCCTCTATGGAAACGGCAATTACCTCTACAGGAGGATTGACCTTTATACCAAAGGACGCTTCAAATCCATCGTACCCCAATGTGATAGATTGTCTCTCAGTTGCTTCAGTGCTGTCAAATCCACTTACTGAAAGCAAGGAGTTCGAGATGTTTCTGCTGCTGCCGTAATTCCATCTGCTTTGCACCAGCAATCCATCTAAGTCGATTTCTTCACCTATTTCATATTCCAGTTTATCTGGGAGCCTTGCTATTTCTATACCTGTCAGCACAGGATTTCCTATTACCTGCATGTATCCTGTTACCAGTGTGTATTTAGGCTCTTCAGGTATGAATCTCCACTCAAATTCCTCACTGAGCTTCGTCACCTGGAGGCTTTCATCGACCCATTCTAATATTCCTTCGATTGGTTCTTTTGTCTTGCTGTCCAAAAACTCTCCGCTGAGAACTGCGCTTTCTAGCGTCGTTCCGATGTTTGCGCTTTCAGCCTCCACATCGACGGCCTCAACTTCAATTGCTCTTATTTCCACATCGAAGCTTTCCGAATAACCCATGTAGCTTACCAAAACCCTTTGTTTCTCTGTCGGCAGGCTACTGTCAAATCCCGTTATTGTCAGATCGCTTAAATCCAGCTGTTGGTCATCTCCGTAATTCCATACGCTATAAACCTTTAATCCGGTTATGTCAAAGTCCTCAGTGGCATCATAAACCCTCTTGTCAGGTTCACTCGTTATCTTAATTCCCGTCATCACCGGATGCCCTTGGATACCCACATTTCCAGAAGCCTCCATGTAATCATCAGAACTTGGCCTGAATATCCAACTGTGGCTCTGATAAATGCTGTCTACCATCGTCTCCGGTTCGACCCAAGAAAGCTCTCCTTCTACTGCTTCATCAGTTTCCGGGTCCTTGAAAATCCCGGTAAGTCTTGACTTTTCAAGAGTTTCTCCGATATTTACGCTGCTTGCATCAACTTCCTCTACAGATAAGATTTTATAACCGTCATAGTCTATCTCCCCTGATATTTTATGCACTTTGCCATAAACCACCATGTTGTCCTGCAGCTTCAAGTTTTCGTAAACATAAAAATCAAATGGCCACTCATTTCCCGAAATCCGTCCGTTTAATGCCAGGTAGAGATTTGAAGGATTAATGACTTCAGTTTTATTTAATGTAATCTCTTCGGTCACGCATACCCTAGACTTTAGCTCTACGCCCAAGGGATTGTTAAACTCCACATCTGCAAAATGGGACAGATTCGTTCCTGGATTTCCAAAGTAGATTTCCTGGACGCTATTGCCTGAAAAAATAACCTTATGGCTATCGGTGCTTCTGAAATTGTTGCTGGTCGGAGCGTACCCTCCGTGCCTTCTCTGGGTGAAGCTTCCTTTTAATTCAATCACTCCGTCTGTTAGGCGACCTGTATGGTTTCCTCGACTGTCGGTCATAAAATCTCCGTGTATGATTATATGGTCTTCGGGATCATCCATGCGAAGAAGGGATTCGCTTTGCATGCTGTAGGATCCTGCAACTTCAAGTTGGCCCCCATCTAGCTCTACATAAGACCAATAGGCTCCGCCTCCGTGGGACAAGTCGCCATTTACCGATAATTTGCCGCCATTTAAGCCAAGGGTACCCCTAGTGATAGCAATATCTAAAGGCACTTCAAGATTGCTGTCCTGAAGGTCTAGATTTCCTCCCTCTACGGACATGTTTCCTTTTTCTATTGCAAAACTTATATCCTTTCCATTAACATATAGAGTTCCGTTTGCCAATTTCAGATCTCCATTGATATGTAGATCATGAGGCATCCTCCAACTGTCGCTAAGTATAAGATCCCTCGGCCAAAGACCTCCTGTCACCACTGCCATTCCTGAAGGTGACAATGCTCCTTCTATATCATCGGAT includes these proteins:
- a CDS encoding helix-turn-helix domain-containing protein, with protein sequence MGNFSAKSLTVGCFSLFSSWLLAVVFKGPIMYGLIEGAGVDILSYPYYAVALHAAGLISSGFVISSVAEAKKILSSVVALCFVGSLVFLLPYTILWEISIIAMSFASGIFIGGWAFFLKHYIKKENAFEAIAMVLICSNAGFMILSILTVHTNGRAGLLGSLLFLAASFILGSKAKKIEPDLSNADEGSDSDKNMKPAYCLALFIFMITLNSGFMYEVVAPEFGHLTKIASYYFVLPYMLAVFFIFKFPKGRLRSYALYIGLSLLGISYVLFLILDRSIMSYLGINGLMIGALGIFDIFWWSVLAGLFKYYKNPAKVFGLGLGINVIGISAGSMFTGFLSGIYDVAAVTMVAFIVVFVVLMLLPVLNEQLTKVMGYHVFLYSGTVGVASRGNTGMQEELIHNSSLAEFTDREKEIAALLVKGYTYKVIAAELYVSENTIKYHVKNLYSKSEVKNKMDFIKKYRNDFVAG
- a CDS encoding bacterial Ig-like domain-containing protein, producing the protein NSAIDINGKTVKVDGDYVQTSGEVILNGGSLEVAGDMRVSGNYFTMTDPDDYLLVNGDFLINTYYSHVDRLTDGVMEFKGNFTQRRVTHGNHTNFHATGNHLVVFSGDGDQVVDMASSLVTQSRFKNIMINTGGAVDFGTRAQFTGEIEFKTVNYLGDISPAEEARVKGNIWPGKLSVHQDWLVTQDIITDSFELKGGETDINALKLRVLEDGRISNGTLNANQGELIVDGEMDQTQGELRVGKGSVNIFGNYSIFDGYLTMTDPEGYLLVRGDFTMRSYYNHSTRIVDGVMEIKGDFAQHRNSSWGASNSNFKATDNHKIIFSGESAQNVSFSHPNSTSQSSFANLEIKNSEGVDFVTRSPFTGNLDHMDGTFSGNITPAQQATVQEGVWPGNLIVYEQWEMQDDLSVKGHLNATSGTIEVNGRELTVENNTLISGGRIDVNGGSLVTINDLNMTSGYLTINTGDALIGGDLTQSSNNISYIDVSGGRLEIKGDYNNLQDGFLYMKDPNDYVKIHGDFNMNSRRSHSGHLTDGVLEVKGDFAQRRYGGYGPVSDNFKATENHKVLLSGEGIQQVSFTNSSGAVSSFANLEIDNGEKVVFTTGAVATKQIDFISDDIEGALSPSGMAVVTGGLWPRDLILSDSWRMPHDLHINGDLKLANGTLYVNGKDISFAIEKGNMSVEGGNLDLQDSNLEVPLDIAITRGTLGLNGGKLSVNGDLSHGGGAYWSYVELDGGQLEVAGSYSMQSESLLRMDDPEDHIIIHGDFMTDSRGNHTGRLTDGVIELKGSFTQRRHGGYAPTSNNFRSTDSHKVIFSGNSVQEIYFGNPGTNLSHFADVEFNNPLGVELKSRVCVTEEITLNKTEVINPSNLYLALNGRISGNEWPFDFYVYENLKLQDNMVVYGKVHKISGEIDYDGYKILSVEEVDASSVNIGETLEKSRLTGIFKDPETDEAVEGELSWVEPETMVDSIYQSHSWIFRPSSDDYMEASGNVGIQGHPVMTGIKITSEPDKRVYDATEDFDITGLKVYSVWNYGDDQQLDLSDLTITGFDSSLPTEKQRVLVSYMGYSESFDVEIRAIEVEAVDVEAESANIGTTLESAVLSGEFLDSKTKEPIEGILEWVDESLQVTKLSEEFEWRFIPEEPKYTLVTGYMQVIGNPVLTGIEIARLPDKLEYEIGEEIDLDGLLVQSRWNYGSSRNISNSLLSVSGFDSTEATERQSITLGYDGFEASFGIKVNPPVEVIAVSIEDGESQELITQVIIDRQETLNGELQDKIIIGEEAAKEIIEHLKASSGDTARVRFPVGDEKVTMQTIEIPSETLAELKGKGINLEIDSDWGNIIIPKESLDEVDGSEVLYFRLVPIKSVDELKEIDETTQNQDIIKEVAGDGKIQRFALSMRIESNMAGHKVKITLPLDLRLLPNDNEQRANLLDDLWVYVEHSDGDRELIKPSVNTGFREGFVGMTFEVEKFSRFTLLRINQVDIAKPIEPVEDEQDFEQEPEEQREEVRKANNEEADNQQSMGEGTNTEEAIFVEREEDISKETEDETLEETIEADGTISEDIEEAKERKEERGIWKYAIIALALAVIAGMAVKKKK